From Calothrix sp. PCC 6303, a single genomic window includes:
- a CDS encoding CTB family bacteriocin has translation MINEIKNEAIELSADELDVVNGGAASLFEFGSFSASQNSISSALLVGPGGSASATQVTDLNIDSFGEKFIQSF, from the coding sequence ATGATTAACGAAATCAAAAACGAAGCAATCGAACTTTCCGCAGACGAACTAGATGTAGTAAATGGTGGTGCAGCAAGCTTGTTTGAATTTGGTAGTTTCTCAGCTAGTCAAAACAGCATCAGTTCCGCACTACTAGTTGGTCCCGGTGGAAGCGCTTCTGCAACCCAAGTAACTGACTTGAATATCGATTCTTTCGGTGAAAAGTTTATTCAATCCTTCTAA
- a CDS encoding serine/threonine phosphatase, with the protein MLICPQCKFENPDINKFCESCGTSLTEKTCLSCGTDVPVNMETCHNCGAFCGTVWWVIIAKDTNSIPVNIEDLEVSAQVLPMKSAVEQGDSDYTEATETLFHNPQSQEFTAATSETNPETTIKIGSYLDSQQRYKILEIIPNSEEFAHHNDTYLRVLDCQPYQVTPLMAIYENKHQGLTISLADLEEIPNLAKPYLVLLSQQHQGIPLLHDAWREGDAEVLILEDYSNLQYLMELWHEEATSSLQIVHCLLKMTQLWVMLEPLQCRQSLLELSNLRLDEDQVLVLQRLYPETNTLEASEQQGYTVQTLAQIWHTLFKQSQRTQFGPLLQLMGDLDMGEIETLEKLQLRLQAIASELQPNDSYNSITNDGDVTVTLVNTQIPVAPTVLQFGELEENDSKSDDFPTVVLPMQLASLENAGLTDVGRQRDHNEDYFGIETRINQVELPRDKAIAARGTYVLCDGMGGHAGGEVASELAVSTLRKYFQTSWTQNSLPNEEIIREGVKQANQAIFNVNQEDARSGVGRMGTTLVMLLAQDTNIAIAHVGDSRLYRLTRKRGLEQMTVDHEVGQREIARGVDASIAYCRPDAYQLTQALGPRENNMVDPDVQFLKINEDTLFILASDGLSDNNLLETHWRSHLEPLLSSNANLEKGVSELIDLANKYNGHDNITAVLIRAKVRANGDQPEMKRRAS; encoded by the coding sequence ATGCTGATTTGCCCCCAGTGTAAATTTGAAAACCCAGATATTAACAAATTTTGTGAAAGCTGTGGTACATCACTGACCGAAAAAACTTGTCTCAGTTGTGGTACTGATGTTCCTGTAAATATGGAAACATGCCATAACTGTGGCGCATTTTGTGGAACGGTTTGGTGGGTAATTATTGCCAAAGATACCAATTCCATTCCTGTCAATATAGAAGATTTAGAAGTATCAGCCCAAGTGTTACCTATGAAATCTGCTGTTGAACAGGGAGATAGTGACTACACAGAAGCAACAGAAACACTCTTTCACAATCCTCAAAGCCAGGAATTTACAGCGGCAACATCTGAAACCAACCCAGAAACAACTATAAAAATCGGCTCATATTTAGATTCACAGCAACGTTATAAAATTCTCGAAATCATCCCCAACAGCGAGGAGTTTGCTCACCACAACGATACCTATTTGAGGGTTTTAGATTGTCAACCCTATCAAGTTACCCCGTTGATGGCAATTTACGAAAACAAACATCAAGGTTTGACAATATCATTGGCAGATTTAGAAGAAATTCCAAATTTGGCAAAACCATATCTTGTGTTATTGTCCCAACAGCATCAGGGAATACCTTTGCTTCACGATGCGTGGCGAGAAGGGGATGCGGAAGTGCTAATTTTAGAAGACTATTCTAATTTGCAATACTTAATGGAACTTTGGCATGAAGAAGCTACTTCTTCGTTGCAAATTGTCCATTGTTTATTAAAAATGACCCAATTGTGGGTGATGCTAGAACCGCTACAATGCAGGCAAAGCTTGCTGGAACTATCAAATTTGCGTCTGGATGAAGATCAAGTATTGGTGTTGCAACGATTGTATCCGGAAACTAATACTTTAGAGGCATCTGAGCAACAAGGCTATACTGTGCAAACTTTAGCCCAAATTTGGCACACACTGTTTAAACAATCACAACGCACCCAATTTGGTCCCTTGCTGCAATTAATGGGGGATTTGGATATGGGGGAAATTGAGACACTAGAAAAATTACAATTGCGCTTACAAGCGATCGCATCTGAATTACAACCCAACGATAGCTATAATTCAATCACCAACGATGGAGATGTAACGGTTACACTAGTGAATACCCAAATTCCTGTGGCTCCTACTGTTCTCCAATTTGGCGAATTGGAGGAAAATGATAGCAAAAGCGATGACTTCCCTACAGTAGTTCTGCCGATGCAATTAGCTAGTTTGGAAAATGCCGGACTTACCGATGTTGGACGGCAACGCGACCATAATGAAGACTACTTCGGTATCGAAACCAGAATTAATCAAGTTGAATTACCCAGAGATAAAGCCATCGCTGCCCGTGGTACATACGTACTTTGCGATGGGATGGGTGGACATGCTGGGGGTGAAGTTGCCAGCGAACTAGCTGTAAGTACACTCCGCAAGTACTTTCAAACCAGTTGGACTCAAAACTCTTTACCCAACGAAGAAATTATTCGTGAAGGAGTAAAACAGGCAAACCAGGCAATTTTTAATGTTAATCAAGAGGATGCACGTTCCGGTGTCGGACGGATGGGGACAACACTAGTTATGTTACTAGCGCAGGATACCAACATCGCCATAGCACATGTTGGTGATAGTCGTCTTTATCGTCTGACCCGGAAACGGGGATTGGAACAAATGACCGTAGATCATGAAGTTGGTCAGCGGGAGATTGCCCGTGGTGTTGATGCCAGTATTGCCTATTGCCGTCCCGATGCCTATCAACTGACCCAAGCTTTGGGACCTCGTGAGAATAATATGGTGGATCCTGATGTCCAATTTCTCAAAATTAACGAAGATACCCTATTTATCCTCGCTTCCGACGGTTTATCAGATAATAACCTGCTAGAAACACATTGGCGATCGCATCTCGAACCATTACTGAGTTCAAATGCTAACCTAGAAAAAGGCGTAAGTGAACTAATTGACTTAGCAAACAAGTACAATGGTCATGATAATATTACCGCTGTACTGATTCGGGCAAAAGTTCGCGCTAACGGCGATCAACCAGAGATGAAGCGAAGAGCCAGCTAA
- the psbQ gene encoding photosystem II protein PsbQ: MARQRSLFSLVLVLLATFLISCGGPSVATPPPTYTQAQLQKIQEYSTDVIAVRDRAKELEQLIDKGDWIMVGNFIHGPMAEARYDMNYIVSNLLPKEQATARKVARTMFEHLVKIDQAATSGNANNAYSNYRAAYADLDQFIKLIPETKASGEAS; the protein is encoded by the coding sequence ATGGCGCGTCAACGGTCTCTATTCTCATTAGTTCTGGTGCTTTTGGCTACATTCTTGATTAGTTGTGGTGGACCTAGCGTTGCGACTCCACCTCCAACTTACACACAAGCACAACTGCAAAAAATTCAAGAATATTCTACTGACGTGATCGCAGTCCGCGATCGCGCAAAGGAATTGGAGCAGTTAATTGATAAAGGTGATTGGATCATGGTTGGTAATTTTATACATGGACCAATGGCAGAAGCTCGTTATGATATGAACTATATTGTTTCAAATCTGTTACCCAAAGAGCAAGCAACAGCTCGGAAAGTAGCACGCACTATGTTTGAACATTTGGTGAAAATTGACCAAGCTGCTACTTCTGGCAATGCTAATAATGCTTATAGCAATTATCGGGCTGCTTATGCAGATCTGGATCAGTTTATCAAGTTGATTCCCGAAACAAAAGCTTCAGGGGAAGCAAGTTAG
- a CDS encoding CTB family bacteriocin: MSHEIKNEAIELSTDELDVVNGGAASLFEFGSFSTSQNTISSALLVGPGGSASATQVTDLNIDSFGQKFIQSF, encoded by the coding sequence ATGTCACACGAAATCAAAAACGAAGCAATCGAACTTTCCACAGACGAACTAGATGTAGTAAATGGTGGTGCAGCAAGCTTGTTTGAATTTGGTAGTTTCTCAACTAGTCAAAACACCATCAGTTCCGCACTACTAGTTGGTCCCGGTGGAAGCGCTTCTGCAACCCAAGTAACTGACTTGAATATCGATTCTTTCGGACAAAAGTTTATTCAATCGTTCTAA
- a CDS encoding thiol-disulfide oxidoreductase DCC family protein, translating to MNYFVIYDGYCNLCVTLVKLLENLDQGKKFSYAPMQDEEKLSQLAITSKDCELGMILVNLQQPEQRWQGSDAAEEIGRLLPMGEIFVKAYQGLPGLKSIGDQFYGQIRDHRYQLFGRRDTTYLSRYCSGDCQVINNK from the coding sequence ATGAATTATTTTGTTATTTATGATGGCTATTGTAACTTGTGCGTAACTCTGGTCAAACTGTTGGAAAATCTTGATCAGGGTAAAAAATTTAGTTATGCTCCCATGCAAGATGAAGAAAAACTTTCGCAATTAGCCATCACTTCTAAAGATTGCGAATTGGGAATGATTTTAGTTAATTTGCAACAGCCAGAACAGCGTTGGCAAGGTAGTGATGCAGCCGAAGAAATTGGACGCTTGTTGCCCATGGGAGAAATTTTTGTGAAAGCTTACCAGGGCTTACCTGGTTTAAAATCTATTGGTGATCAATTCTATGGGCAGATTCGTGATCATCGTTATCAACTGTTTGGTAGACGCGATACTACATATCTTTCACGATACTGTTCTGGCGATTGTCAAGTTATCAACAACAAATAA
- the ligA gene encoding NAD-dependent DNA ligase LigA → MDVKELTQPQIKQRIDELRKLLQKASYAYYVLDQPTMEDTIYDKLYRELQDLETQHPTLVTPDSPTQRVGEKPATQFNSVRHNVPLYSLENAFNVEELNSWDNRWKRQLTSLNQDEKIDYVCELKIDGNALALTYQNGVLIRGVTRGDGVTGEDITQNVRTIRSIPLRLNIDAFSEGIPERIEVRGETFLPLDVFTQINEERQKNGETLFANPRNATAGTLRQLDSRIVDKRRLDFFCYTLHIPGRDDASIASSQQEALDLLQKMGFKVNPNQRLCSSINEVGEYYQYWDTERLNLPYMTDGVVVKLNSFKLQEQLGFTQKFPRWAIALKYAAEEAPTRVENISVNVGRTGALTPLAEMHPVQLAGTTVSRATLHNSDRIIQLDIRIGDTVIVRKAGEIIPEVVRVLKELRPDGTQPFIMPTHCPVCGQPVVREKEQAVTRCVNSSCPAILKGAIEHWVSRDAMDIRGMGEKLVHQLVDRGVVASVADLYSLTAAQLCGLERMGQKSADKIVNAIAQSQKQPWSRVLYGLGIRHVGSVNAQLLASKFTSVTQISDASRANIEGIYGIGAEIADSIYQWFRIPSNQELIQKLADAELQLTVDLAELAATSQQTTSSALTGKIFVITGTLPSLKRDEAKALIQKAGGKVTDSVSKKTDYLVVGEDAGSKLTKAESLGVAILSEAELLAILDISAKEMET, encoded by the coding sequence ATGGATGTGAAGGAATTAACTCAGCCACAGATTAAACAGCGAATTGATGAATTACGCAAACTATTACAAAAGGCGAGTTATGCTTATTATGTTCTCGATCAACCAACTATGGAAGATACTATTTACGACAAGTTGTATCGAGAACTACAGGATTTAGAAACTCAGCATCCAACATTAGTGACACCGGATAGTCCAACCCAAAGAGTTGGAGAAAAACCCGCAACACAGTTTAATTCGGTACGTCATAATGTTCCTTTATATAGTTTAGAAAATGCTTTTAATGTTGAAGAATTAAATAGCTGGGATAATAGATGGAAAAGACAATTAACCAGTTTGAACCAAGATGAAAAAATAGATTATGTTTGTGAATTAAAAATTGATGGCAATGCCTTAGCTTTAACATATCAAAATGGAGTTTTAATTAGAGGAGTGACTCGCGGAGATGGGGTTACAGGTGAAGATATTACTCAAAATGTGCGGACAATTCGCTCTATCCCCCTAAGATTAAATATTGATGCTTTCAGTGAGGGAATACCGGAAAGAATAGAAGTTAGGGGAGAAACATTTTTACCTTTGGATGTGTTTACCCAAATTAACGAAGAAAGACAAAAAAATGGTGAAACTTTATTTGCTAATCCCCGAAATGCAACTGCGGGAACTTTACGACAGTTAGATTCTCGTATAGTTGACAAACGACGGTTAGATTTTTTTTGCTACACATTACATATTCCGGGAAGAGATGATGCGAGTATTGCTAGTAGTCAACAGGAAGCGTTAGATTTACTGCAAAAAATGGGATTTAAAGTTAATCCGAATCAGCGCTTGTGTAGTTCAATTAACGAAGTAGGAGAATACTACCAATATTGGGATACAGAACGTCTGAATTTACCCTATATGACTGATGGGGTGGTGGTAAAGTTAAATTCCTTCAAATTGCAAGAACAGCTAGGATTTACCCAGAAATTTCCCCGTTGGGCAATTGCGTTAAAGTATGCAGCAGAAGAAGCACCTACCCGTGTGGAAAATATTTCGGTAAATGTCGGCAGAACAGGTGCTTTAACACCTTTGGCAGAAATGCACCCGGTACAACTAGCAGGAACAACGGTTTCTCGCGCTACTTTACATAATAGCGATCGCATAATTCAATTAGATATCAGAATTGGGGACACGGTAATTGTCCGCAAAGCTGGGGAAATCATCCCGGAGGTGGTACGGGTTCTCAAAGAATTACGTCCTGATGGTACCCAACCCTTTATTATGCCTACCCATTGTCCTGTTTGCGGACAACCTGTAGTCAGGGAAAAAGAACAAGCTGTTACCAGGTGCGTTAACTCCTCCTGTCCTGCTATCCTCAAAGGTGCTATCGAACATTGGGTAAGTCGTGATGCGATGGATATTCGCGGGATGGGTGAAAAATTAGTTCATCAATTGGTTGATAGGGGTGTGGTTGCTTCCGTTGCCGATTTATATAGCTTGACAGCAGCGCAATTGTGTGGGTTGGAACGCATGGGACAGAAATCAGCCGACAAAATTGTGAATGCGATCGCGCAATCTCAAAAACAACCTTGGTCTCGTGTACTATATGGTTTGGGAATTCGTCATGTGGGTAGTGTAAACGCTCAACTTTTAGCTTCAAAATTCACCTCTGTCACCCAAATTAGCGATGCATCACGGGCAAATATTGAGGGAATCTATGGAATTGGTGCGGAAATTGCCGATAGCATCTATCAATGGTTTCGCATTCCTTCCAACCAAGAATTAATTCAAAAATTAGCAGATGCGGAATTACAGTTAACTGTAGATTTAGCAGAATTAGCAGCAACCTCCCAACAAACTACCTCATCAGCATTAACAGGGAAAATCTTTGTAATTACCGGGACATTGCCCAGCTTAAAGCGGGATGAAGCGAAAGCATTGATTCAGAAAGCAGGGGGAAAAGTGACTGATTCTGTCAGCAAAAAAACCGACTACTTAGTAGTGGGAGAAGATGCAGGTTCTAAGTTAACAAAAGCCGAATCTTTAGGAGTCGCAATCCTCAGCGAAGCTGAATTGTTAGCGATACTAGACATCTCCGCAAAAGAGATGGAAACGTAG
- a CDS encoding rRNA large subunit pseudouridine synthase E — translation MFKYVLFYKPYGVLCQFTQDTPERQTLKDYIDIPNIYPVGRLDWDSEGLVLLTDNGKLQHRLSDPKFGHQRTYWVQVERVPDAAAIEKLTKGVDIQNYRTKPAKVSLLPEEPNLPERNPPIRFRKNVPTAWLELVLTEGKNRQVRRMTAAVGFPTLRLVRLKIGKLTLDSLKLGTFRELDMNEIASLTHQKSEL, via the coding sequence ATGTTTAAATATGTACTTTTCTACAAACCCTATGGTGTACTTTGCCAATTCACCCAAGACACACCCGAACGTCAGACATTAAAAGACTACATTGATATTCCCAACATATATCCTGTAGGAAGATTAGACTGGGACAGCGAAGGTTTAGTACTATTAACAGATAATGGAAAACTACAGCATCGTTTATCAGATCCTAAATTTGGACATCAACGAACCTATTGGGTACAAGTCGAACGTGTTCCAGACGCAGCAGCAATCGAAAAACTCACTAAAGGTGTAGACATTCAAAATTACCGAACAAAACCAGCCAAAGTGAGTTTACTCCCAGAAGAACCCAATTTACCAGAGCGTAACCCACCAATCAGATTTCGCAAAAATGTGCCGACAGCTTGGTTAGAATTGGTTTTAACAGAGGGAAAAAACCGTCAGGTACGACGGATGACAGCAGCAGTAGGTTTTCCGACTTTAAGATTAGTACGGTTAAAAATCGGCAAATTAACGCTTGATAGTTTAAAACTTGGGACTTTTCGAGAATTGGACATGAATGAGATTGCATCACTCACCCATCAAAAATCCGAATTGTAA
- a CDS encoding CTB family bacteriocin → MSHEIKNEAIELSTDELDVVNGGAASLFEFGSFSISQNSINSALIVGPGGVVSGTQVTDLNIDSFGEKFVQSF, encoded by the coding sequence ATGTCACACGAAATCAAAAACGAAGCAATCGAACTTTCCACAGACGAACTAGATGTAGTAAATGGTGGTGCAGCAAGCTTATTTGAATTTGGTAGTTTCTCAATTAGCCAAAACAGCATCAATTCCGCACTAATCGTTGGTCCCGGTGGAGTTGTTTCTGGAACCCAAGTAACTGACTTGAATATCGATTCTTTCGGTGAAAAGTTTGTTCAATCGTTCTAA
- a CDS encoding NAD(P)/FAD-dependent oxidoreductase — MKIVIIGCGIVGSAIAYELSQVKGLDITVIDQQPPAQASTGAALGVLMGVISHKTKGKPWRMRQQSLELYERWIPELEAVSGRKIPFNRQGILSLCTAEEDLKGWEYLAKKRKSQGFQLEIWDSVKFQQICPHVNQNKVIAAVYSPQDRQLDPTTLTLALVDGALKNGVNFKFGVKVLEIPVSSEAGENTLSPLPLSEGVCREISTSEGKITADWFIIAAGLGTSSLTTGLQQKIDQKKQGETEQAGELSEVESNLRPDVLPCPRSDFGVSAQSNADAHGGSLPPAPFPLIDIRPVLGQALHFHVGHALGNPDFQPALTGNDVHIVPCAAGILPTTDYWVGATVEFPDEQGKTLPADSELLSSVKQQAIEFCPQLANATITRTWSGLRPRPEGRAAPVIDHLPGFSNILLATGHYRNGVLLAPASAIAIREMIT; from the coding sequence ATGAAGATAGTTATTATTGGTTGCGGTATTGTCGGCAGTGCGATCGCATACGAACTAAGTCAGGTAAAAGGGTTAGATATTACGGTAATTGATCAGCAACCGCCAGCGCAAGCTTCCACAGGAGCGGCTTTAGGGGTTTTGATGGGTGTGATTAGCCACAAAACTAAGGGTAAACCCTGGCGAATGCGACAACAAAGCTTGGAACTGTACGAGCGTTGGATTCCCGAATTAGAAGCGGTTTCCGGTCGAAAAATTCCCTTCAATCGTCAAGGTATTTTGAGTTTATGTACCGCTGAAGAAGATTTAAAAGGTTGGGAATATTTAGCAAAAAAGCGTAAATCCCAAGGTTTTCAGCTAGAAATTTGGGACAGCGTAAAATTTCAGCAAATTTGTCCCCACGTTAATCAAAATAAGGTAATTGCTGCGGTATATTCTCCTCAAGACCGCCAATTAGACCCAACTACATTAACTTTAGCCTTAGTTGATGGTGCTTTAAAAAATGGTGTGAATTTTAAATTTGGTGTCAAGGTTTTAGAAATCCCTGTTTCTTCAGAAGCAGGGGAAAATACTCTTTCCCCCTTGCCTCTTTCAGAGGGTGTTTGTCGGGAAATTTCCACCAGTGAGGGAAAAATTACCGCAGATTGGTTTATCATCGCTGCTGGACTAGGTACATCCTCTCTGACAACAGGATTACAGCAAAAGATTGACCAGAAGAAGCAGGGGGAAACCGAACAAGCAGGGGAACTGAGCGAGGTAGAATCCAATCTCCGTCCCGATGTTCTCCCCTGCCCCCGTTCGGACTTCGGCGTGAGCGCTCAGTCGAACGCTGACGCTCACGGCGGAAGCCTGCCCCCTGCCCCTTTTCCTCTTATTGATATTCGTCCAGTCTTGGGACAAGCTTTACATTTTCATGTGGGACATGCTTTAGGAAATCCCGATTTTCAACCCGCGCTAACCGGGAATGACGTGCATATTGTTCCTTGTGCGGCGGGAATTTTGCCCACAACAGATTACTGGGTTGGGGCAACTGTGGAATTCCCAGATGAACAGGGGAAAACACTTCCAGCAGATTCAGAATTATTGTCATCTGTCAAGCAACAAGCAATCGAATTTTGTCCCCAACTAGCCAACGCCACCATTACCCGTACCTGGTCAGGATTACGTCCGCGTCCCGAAGGTCGTGCAGCACCCGTAATTGACCATTTACCAGGATTTAGTAATATTTTACTAGCTACGGGACACTATCGTAACGGTGTTCTGCTTGCGCCCGCCAGTGCGATCGCTATTCGTGAGATGATTACTTAG
- a CDS encoding PAS domain-containing sensor histidine kinase — MSPNQISSWQLQQSQEREYIAMVPERVSKSQEQNSSEALLNTQAELLSYRQLYDHLPCICFALDTTGVIISVNQFGAESLGYSAEDLIQQSIFQLFADFEQKRLAKLLKDCSPQLPVTEGVDWEFSINCPKSKIGWVKIVLRSLREESRPHLLSVALPAPANNPHPILLMVWEDITVRKSAEAALKESHIFAPNDEIHSLHRLKEEFLSTVSHELRTPLTNMKMAIQMLNITLKLQADASTDTAGKTPEKVKASRYFQILNNECDREINLINNFLDLQKLDTDAKPVVLETIRVKPWLNRVVELFQARNPNLHSPLHLNIPDLVTPLICDPFSLERILVELLTNAYRFSPPDSQVIISATLKCRTIQFQVTNTGVEINAKQLKMIFDKFYRIPSTDPWKQGGTGLGLALVQKLTNYLGGSIDVESGGNLTRFILELPLRNE, encoded by the coding sequence ATGAGTCCCAATCAGATATCAAGCTGGCAGTTACAGCAATCTCAGGAAAGAGAGTATATTGCTATGGTTCCTGAGAGAGTCTCAAAAAGCCAAGAACAAAACTCATCCGAAGCTTTGCTCAACACACAAGCAGAACTTCTATCATATCGACAACTTTATGATCATCTTCCCTGTATCTGTTTTGCTTTAGATACCACCGGGGTGATTATATCAGTAAATCAGTTTGGTGCAGAATCCCTTGGTTATTCTGCCGAAGACTTAATTCAACAATCTATATTTCAATTGTTTGCTGATTTTGAGCAAAAACGGTTAGCAAAATTACTAAAAGATTGTTCACCGCAACTACCAGTTACTGAAGGAGTAGATTGGGAATTTAGTATCAATTGTCCTAAAAGTAAAATTGGGTGGGTCAAAATTGTTTTGCGTAGTTTGCGCGAAGAGAGCCGTCCACACCTGTTGAGTGTAGCTTTGCCTGCTCCTGCTAACAACCCTCACCCGATACTTTTAATGGTCTGGGAAGATATTACAGTACGTAAATCTGCTGAGGCGGCTTTAAAAGAAAGTCACATATTTGCCCCCAATGATGAAATCCACAGTCTGCATCGTTTGAAGGAAGAATTTCTTAGTACAGTTTCCCACGAATTGAGAACGCCATTGACGAATATGAAAATGGCAATTCAGATGCTGAATATTACCTTAAAACTACAAGCTGATGCATCTACAGACACCGCAGGCAAAACCCCTGAAAAGGTGAAAGCATCGCGCTATTTTCAGATATTGAACAACGAATGCGATCGCGAAATCAATTTAATCAATAATTTTCTCGATTTACAAAAGCTAGACACCGACGCTAAACCCGTAGTATTGGAAACGATTCGAGTCAAGCCATGGCTAAACAGAGTTGTAGAATTATTCCAAGCACGCAACCCTAATTTACATTCTCCCCTACATCTAAACATTCCCGACCTGGTGACACCACTAATTTGTGACCCTTTTAGCTTAGAACGAATATTAGTAGAACTCCTCACAAATGCTTATCGATTTAGTCCTCCTGATTCCCAAGTCATCATCAGTGCAACCCTAAAATGCCGTACTATCCAATTCCAAGTCACAAATACTGGTGTCGAAATCAACGCAAAACAGTTAAAAATGATTTTTGATAAGTTCTACCGCATTCCCAGCACTGACCCCTGGAAGCAAGGAGGTACAGGACTCGGTTTAGCGCTAGTCCAAAAATTGACTAATTATTTGGGAGGAAGCATAGATGTAGAAAGTGGTGGAAACTTGACTCGTTTTATCTTGGAACTACCATTGCGAAACGAGTAA
- a CDS encoding alpha/beta fold hydrolase has protein sequence MSITEKNLKIGSLDWFYREAEPIGRSDLLPVILLHGLVSQSYSWRNILPALAQQGTRAIAPDWIGYGFSSKPEKRDFAYTPDAFISALAEFIKALEIERFSLVVQGFLGSVGLQYALRHPEQIANIAILNTPISSATKIPWKIQQMGLPIAGEMLTQDPLLVDRTLEGGSKYVIPDKDLDIYRKPFLKTSASGRALLATIRNFQLSEAMKEIESGFKDWKQPVLIQWGTIDPWLSVEMAEGFSKIVADSELIKLNNVGHYPQEHYHESILEDLLPFVRRVCDAKKDTSLKD, from the coding sequence GTGAGTATAACTGAAAAAAATCTCAAAATCGGCTCTTTAGACTGGTTTTATCGGGAAGCAGAACCAATCGGGAGAAGTGACTTATTACCCGTGATTTTGCTTCACGGATTAGTATCCCAAAGTTACAGTTGGCGCAACATACTACCAGCTTTAGCACAACAGGGGACGAGAGCGATCGCACCCGATTGGATTGGCTACGGTTTTTCGTCAAAACCAGAAAAACGAGATTTTGCTTATACTCCAGATGCTTTTATTTCGGCTTTAGCAGAATTTATCAAAGCTTTGGAAATTGAGCGCTTTTCTTTAGTTGTGCAAGGCTTTCTCGGTTCAGTTGGCTTACAATATGCCCTACGTCACCCAGAACAAATTGCCAATATTGCCATCTTAAATACACCCATTTCTTCAGCTACCAAAATACCTTGGAAAATCCAACAAATGGGTTTACCAATCGCGGGAGAAATGTTAACTCAAGATCCCTTACTAGTTGATAGAACCTTAGAAGGTGGTTCTAAGTACGTAATTCCTGACAAAGATTTAGATATTTATCGTAAACCATTTTTAAAGACTTCAGCATCAGGAAGAGCTTTATTGGCAACAATTCGGAATTTTCAACTTTCGGAAGCAATGAAGGAAATTGAATCTGGATTTAAAGACTGGAAACAACCAGTATTAATTCAGTGGGGAACGATAGATCCCTGGTTATCAGTTGAGATGGCGGAAGGTTTTAGTAAAATCGTTGCAGATAGCGAGTTGATTAAATTAAATAATGTTGGACATTATCCCCAAGAACACTATCATGAGTCAATTTTGGAGGATTTATTACCCTTTGTCCGTAGGGTATGTGATGCTAAAAAAGATACTTCACTGAAAGACTAG